One genomic region from Bacteroidota bacterium encodes:
- a CDS encoding T9SS type A sorting domain-containing protein: MKKNFSVLLTAILVLAVVTFVFFNQESDRQRYERFLMEEYAKMPDLPEANYKGLKRPDRPDLAAMQNYFMLADPATGTVPMDRLKQGYLAAERIRNESTLRSNTSTVQWSATDANMGGRTRAIMYDPIDESGNKVWAGSVTGGLWYNEDITDDDSPWIPVGDFWDNLAISSICYDPNDPQTFYVGTGEGETAVTIYRESSGVGMGILKSTDGGLSWNFLPSTSGWKYVTDVAVRDENGTSVIYAGVTSGIYHGIVQQSEPYDGLYRSIDGGISWEQVLPDMNGASNPYPVSDIEIASNGRIFVGTMQNPNLDGGGVILYSDNGTTGSWTVYDDQANYILGQSYYNIPGRVVLASAPSDPSRVYALFAVGYTDGFTYYRGLYILRTSDSGQSWLTLPLPDNEWATLAWHALSAGVDPNNPDHMYVGGLDVWKTSNGGMNWSHLSDWSLMYYGGGPDYVHADQHVSLFKPGSSDEVLYGSDGGVFYTSEGTSSNPDFEEKTHSYNSLQFYTCAISPVSGENRFIGGLQDNGTLYYNDEALDINDMIDGGDGAACFWDEDDPDIFITSVYYNRYSIFVNGSYYNNAGDYSGTFISPADYDYKENILYANACSFFGSHADQLLRIKNIPNYPTEAYITLGTGNFIPFSHVKYSPYSPTGTSTLFVGTQSGRLYKVINAQSSPTVDEITGSNFPIANISCVAIGASENELLVTFSNYGVTQIFQSLDGGQNWEVKQGNFPDIPVRWAIYHPENSEQALLATEIGVWSTNTLHLQNTVWEPAIDGLANVRTDMLQLRQSDNTVLAATHGRGFYTAEYPYDPYVGLNDLQEDEIAVYPNPSKGIFRIEFNSGENEQIHLSLFDVEGKILFDQSLQGKNMDIMKDFDLSGFPGGLYILKISNGQEILNKKILLQ; the protein is encoded by the coding sequence ATGAAAAAGAATTTTTCCGTTTTATTAACGGCCATATTGGTTTTGGCTGTTGTTACTTTTGTTTTTTTTAATCAGGAAAGCGACCGTCAACGTTACGAGCGTTTTCTGATGGAAGAATATGCTAAAATGCCGGATTTGCCGGAAGCAAATTATAAAGGCTTAAAAAGGCCTGATCGTCCGGATCTCGCAGCTATGCAGAATTATTTTATGCTTGCTGATCCGGCAACCGGTACTGTACCTATGGATCGTTTAAAACAGGGATACCTGGCGGCTGAACGCATCAGGAATGAAAGCACCCTGCGGTCAAATACATCTACAGTTCAGTGGTCGGCAACCGATGCCAACATGGGAGGCCGCACCAGGGCCATTATGTATGATCCCATTGATGAATCGGGTAATAAAGTATGGGCAGGAAGTGTTACCGGAGGACTCTGGTATAATGAAGATATAACCGATGACGACAGCCCATGGATTCCTGTCGGGGATTTCTGGGATAACCTTGCTATTTCCTCAATTTGCTATGATCCTAACGATCCTCAGACTTTCTACGTCGGAACCGGTGAAGGAGAAACCGCTGTAACCATTTACCGTGAATCTTCCGGGGTTGGCATGGGTATATTGAAATCAACGGATGGAGGACTATCCTGGAATTTCCTCCCTTCAACCTCCGGTTGGAAATATGTAACCGATGTAGCTGTCAGAGACGAGAATGGAACCAGTGTGATCTATGCAGGGGTGACCTCCGGAATATACCATGGAATTGTTCAGCAAAGCGAACCCTATGATGGACTCTATCGCTCGATAGATGGAGGTATTTCCTGGGAACAGGTCTTACCCGATATGAACGGTGCTAGCAATCCATACCCTGTCTCCGATATAGAAATTGCTTCCAATGGCAGGATTTTCGTCGGTACTATGCAAAATCCCAACCTTGATGGCGGTGGTGTCATTTTATATTCCGATAACGGGACAACCGGCTCCTGGACCGTTTACGACGATCAGGCCAATTATATCCTGGGACAGTCATATTATAATATACCCGGTCGTGTTGTCCTTGCTTCCGCTCCCTCTGACCCGTCAAGAGTCTATGCACTGTTTGCCGTCGGATATACCGATGGATTTACGTACTATAGGGGATTATACATTCTACGCACAAGCGATTCCGGACAATCATGGTTAACTTTACCATTGCCGGATAATGAATGGGCTACCCTTGCCTGGCACGCACTCTCTGCTGGCGTCGATCCAAACAACCCGGATCATATGTATGTTGGTGGACTTGATGTTTGGAAAACCAGCAACGGCGGAATGAACTGGAGCCACCTGTCAGACTGGTCATTGATGTATTACGGAGGTGGTCCCGATTATGTGCATGCCGACCAACATGTTTCCCTCTTTAAACCAGGATCATCAGATGAAGTGCTCTACGGTAGCGATGGAGGGGTTTTCTATACCTCCGAAGGTACTTCCTCCAACCCCGATTTTGAAGAGAAAACCCATAGCTATAACAGCCTGCAATTCTATACTTGTGCAATATCTCCGGTCTCCGGAGAAAACAGATTTATCGGAGGATTGCAGGATAACGGTACTTTGTATTACAATGATGAAGCTTTGGATATCAACGATATGATCGATGGAGGCGATGGCGCCGCATGCTTCTGGGACGAAGATGATCCCGATATTTTCATTACTTCTGTTTATTATAACCGCTACAGCATTTTCGTTAACGGGAGCTATTACAATAATGCCGGTGATTATAGCGGTACCTTCATCAGTCCTGCCGATTACGACTACAAAGAAAACATTCTTTATGCCAATGCCTGTAGTTTCTTTGGCAGTCATGCGGATCAATTGCTGAGAATTAAAAATATTCCTAATTATCCTACGGAAGCCTATATCACACTTGGTACAGGCAATTTTATTCCCTTTTCCCACGTAAAATATTCTCCCTACTCTCCAACGGGTACATCTACTTTGTTCGTGGGTACACAGTCGGGAAGACTTTATAAAGTGATAAACGCTCAAAGCTCCCCCACTGTTGACGAAATTACTGGATCAAACTTCCCGATAGCCAATATTTCCTGCGTTGCCATCGGTGCAAGCGAAAATGAATTGCTGGTGACCTTCTCCAATTATGGAGTAACCCAGATATTCCAATCCCTCGATGGTGGTCAGAACTGGGAGGTAAAACAGGGGAATTTTCCCGATATTCCTGTCAGATGGGCAATATATCACCCTGAAAACTCAGAACAGGCCCTCCTGGCAACGGAAATTGGAGTCTGGTCAACCAATACTCTGCACCTTCAAAACACTGTCTGGGAGCCTGCAATTGACGGTCTTGCCAATGTAAGAACCGATATGCTTCAATTGCGCCAATCCGATAATACAGTACTTGCAGCTACCCATGGAAGAGGATTTTATACCGCCGAGTATCCTTATGATCCTTACGTTGGACTTAATGATCTGCAGGAAGATGAAATTGCGGTATATCCAAACCCATCAAAAGGTATTTTCAGGATAGAATTCAACAGTGGAGAAAACGAACAGATCCATCTTTCCCTCTTCGACGTAGAAGGGAAAATCCTCTTTGATCAATCTTTGCAGGGGAAAAATATGGATATAATGAAAGATTTTGACCTTAGTGGATTCCCTGGTGGATTGTATATTCTTAAAATCAGTAATGGACAGGAAATCCTTAATAAGAAAATCTTACTGCAATAA